One Oscillatoria salina IIICB1 DNA segment encodes these proteins:
- a CDS encoding phycobiliprotein lyase — translation MNTNSLQNFFARCLGSWVTERTYHYLSKNPQEVERSRTEFNVNPLTSALMAKVLSDNEYQETSPREKMTGFQLDFYTISEKGEEVSQQLNALFIPQKEDNSQLEGDYLRDRAYEEERPIVSHFCFSRDRQELLMTTNYTRIVAVDSITLVNPNLRIRKILTYQRPPEGQPLEKVVLVGFGVEERVN, via the coding sequence ATGAACACTAATTCGCTGCAAAATTTTTTCGCTCGCTGTTTGGGTAGTTGGGTAACAGAACGAACGTACCACTACTTGAGTAAAAATCCCCAAGAGGTAGAGCGATCGCGCACGGAATTTAATGTCAATCCCTTGACATCCGCTCTCATGGCAAAAGTCCTCAGCGATAATGAATATCAAGAAACCTCTCCGAGAGAAAAAATGACTGGATTTCAACTTGATTTCTACACCATTTCCGAAAAAGGTGAAGAAGTCTCCCAGCAACTAAATGCACTCTTCATACCTCAAAAAGAAGACAACTCGCAGTTAGAAGGAGATTACTTACGAGACAGAGCTTATGAAGAAGAAAGACCGATCGTATCTCATTTTTGTTTCTCCCGCGATCGCCAGGAATTGTTAATGACAACAAACTATACCCGTATTGTTGCCGTAGATTCAATTACACTGGTTAATCCCAACCTGAGAATCAGAAAAATTCTCACTTATCAACGTCCTCCCGAAGGACAACCATTAGAAAAAGTCGTGCTAGTCGGTTTTGGTGTTGAGGAGAGAGTTAACTAA